The DNA segment atgggtagtaaggagggcacgtactgcatggtgcactgggtgttatacacaagtaatgaaccatggaacattacatcaaaaaccagggatgtactgtatggtgactaacataacataataaaaattattataaaaaattctttccaaatgATAAGTCTTTATGCGCTTCTTCCAttcactagactgtgagctctgaGGGTGGAGACTGTATCTGTCTGCACATGGAGGGTGGCCTCAGGTTTGGGGGGGCAGTGCTCCCTAAAGGACTGAGTGGAGATCTGGGGAGGACTTGCAGTTCCTGGTAATCTGGAGGTTTGGGTGACTTGGTGGGGCACAGCCTGCTTGGTAGGGGTGCCCTCTGCAGTCCTAGCTCTCCCAGGGGACAGTAATGGTCATTGTCACATGGTCCCGTCTGAGTGTCCTCAGAGCACATGCAGACACCCCTCAGCAGGCCTCACTGGGAGCTCTGCTGGGGCACCTCTTCCCTTTGCCAATCCTGAGTCCGCCTCCCCGGCTGGCTGCACACACTCACCCATGAGGCTCTTCAGCAGTTTCACGTCCAGCTGTCTGAGGATTTCACTGATCAGAGGACACACCTGGGCCACCAGAGAGAAGGGTCAGGCCGGGGGTTGGGAAAAGAGAGCTAGAGAGCCTGCGGTTGGAAGCTTCACGGGATTTCCACAGGGAATTGTAGCAGCAAGGCTCCCTTGTATTGAGCGCCAACGGGATGCCATGTGCAGCACTTTCATGTCTGCCCTAATCCTCATGCTGACTCTATGAGATAGGGATTGTGGTGATTCCCAtgctacagatggggaaactgaggcacagggaggctgAGTCACTtgccaaggacacacagccagtagatgacaaaactgaaatttttcatgaaaatttttcAGGTCCTGAAGTCCAAGGTTGGAAACTCTTTTCTGAATTGCCAATATATATGTCCTGACCCTCAGACTCAAAGATACTCCAGGGGacaatatttttctcaaacttaCCTGACTTTCCACCAGGTGTGGAGTAACTTTTGCCAGGTTCCCCCTGAAGTTGCGGAGAAAATGTTTCATCTTTGGTGAGATATCTCTAGAAAGAGAGATAGATGTACAGAACAGATAAATCCATGCAATACCAGTGCCAGATGCTAGGCATTTAGTACACCTTACAcagtcatttaatcctcagtgAGTCCTATACAGTCGAAGGGGCACCTCAGAGAGGTGatgttacttgcccaaggtcacccagctagtaagtgcTGATTAGATTAGAACCAGGTCAGTAGAGCTCCAGAGTTCAGTCCTTCCCTGGCACTGTCCTAGCCATGAATGCCTGGCATGACTTAGGCATTCAGCGAACgtctgatgaataaatgaatggacacCCACTGAAGACGTAGTTGCTTTCAGCATTCTGGAATTACAGGGAGAAATCACACCCAGATCTTGCCCTTAAGGGACTCATAGTCTGCTGAGGTTAATAGACTTGGTCAGCCAGTATATAGATCTATTATACTGTATTAATACATACACCCTATAAatagttctattttgtttttttctgtcttgttcataATTGTATCCCTGGCATCAAGCATGTCATGTCTGGCTCATCATAGGTTCtcagtcaatatttgttgaatgaatgagtgatgagGAGGAGTTctagagaagaagggaagggcattccaggcaaaaGGATCAACATGTGCAAAGGCACGGCAGTATGAAAATACATGGTGTGTTGATGGAGGGGTAGGTCCTTCAGTGACACAAGAGGGCAAAGGGCTGCAGAGCAGGATAGGTGAGAGGACAAACGGGGTCCTGATGACATCCAGGAGTTTGCTTTTCATTCAAAGCGCTTTGGACAACCAGTGGAGGGTTTGGAGCAGGGGCTAGGGGACATGACCGCATTTCTGTGCTAGGAAGTTAATTCTGCTGCAGGGGGAGAATGGAGTGAAGGAGGTGAGGTCTGAGTCCAGGAAAGCCGGCTTGGTTCCTGCAGTGATCCAGGAAGTGGCCTAGGAACCAGGGTAGTggctgtggggatggagagagaggaggcaagcaGGGGCTGCCAGTAGGTCATTGATGGGAGCCGGGGAAGGTGACTGCAAggtgtgaggaggaggaagagtctGGCTGCTAGGGGGGTGGCCGGGCCATCACTGGGATGCTGACTGAGGAAGAGAGGTAGATCCTGGGGGAAAGGGTGAGATCCGTGTTGGGCCCATCCAGGAGGTGGTGGAGGCGTGCGCCCGCAGCTAGGACTAGCCAGGAAGGGGCCCAGCCCTGAGGAGGGGCCCTGGGACCTTACTTGGTTAGGACTGTCATGTAGGTGCTGCTCGGCTCCACAGAACAATTGCCTATCACCAGATGCCTCCGGCCAAACTCGTCTTTCTCCAGCCAGAACTCGACAACGAGGTTCATGCACGCATGCGTCTTTATAACCTTGTTATTGAAGGGCCTGGGGacgagagagaggaggaggagggaaagggcaggagatggagaggaggaggtggaAACAGCCAACACAAAGGGAAGAGTGACTTTCAACAAACCAGCCCTGCCTGTTGACTCCTGCAGCCGGTGACCAAGGAGCAAATGCTGTTAGGCAGAGTGACTTCTGAAAATCCTTTAGATAGACCAGCTTGGGGCCTTTGGATATTCAGAAGTGGAGGgttcatctgtttttaaaaatctgtactaTTGAGCTGTGCTGTCCCTTTTCTTGGGGGCAGCTGATGGTAAAGGATGGTCTCAACAGATGGAGGGAAGGTGATGATATAATTaaagtgtttctctctctccctctctttttaaatcaATGTAATGAACTCACATAGGTTTAAATGAGCAAATCACCAGGGGTTGCCATCCACATTTCAGCTGAAGAAACCGGGGTTTGGGGACGTGAAGTGACCTGCCCTGTGTGacctgaagtcacacagcaagtgagttCAGAAACCAGGATTCGAACTAGGTTGGAGTCAGAAAGATCTGCGTTCCCCAGGTTGCCAAattccaccctccccccaactcgtggATTCCCACTGGAGAGGAACAGTGCCCCACCGACCCTGCTGATGTATGACTCACAGTCTCAAGTCAATGTCAAATTCAAGTAAGATGTTTGCTGAGAACCACTCCTTACGGAAAGACATCCGGATCCCACCATAGTCTAGCTGAATGTTGGTGATGTTGGCGCTacacagggaagagcagaggtGTGAGGGAGCTCAGACATTAAGGCCTCAGGCTGACAAAAAAGGCTGGCATGCTGTTTATGAAAAGGGCCTGGGGgtaagctttggagtcagatccttTTAAAGATGCTCAGAGGGCAAGAGCCACCTGCAGGAGCCCGGGGCTGCAAGTTGTCCCAGAGGGCCCTTCACAGCCCCACACAACAAACGTGTGCAACCCACAGCCAGCTGCAGACTAGACTGGGGCTGTTCTGAGACCCAGCCACAGCCTCCCAGCACAGGGCCCCACCACCTGCCCAGATACCCAGGCCCGAGCCCCAGGAGCCTTCTTGGCCTTCTCTCCATTCTTCACTTTCACATTCACCCCCGCCCCCGGTGAATCATGCTGGCTCTGCTTACAAAATATACCCGGATTTTGGCAACTTCCCACTCCTTCTGTCCCTTTCACCTGGACCAGGTCACCATCACTTCTCACCTGGAGACGCTCTAGTTTCTCTCTGGGCTCCTTGCCATGAACTTGGCCTCTCTACAAACTATTCTCCATGCGGCAGCCAATAGGCAGCCCTATTACTTAACATTCTTTCTGGGTTTCTCACTGCTCTTGGAATAAAATCCGAGCTCCACGCCATGGCTCCTAAGACCTGCAGGGTCTGGTCCCCCCGGCCTCCATAGCCACACCTTCTACCACCCTCCTCCTTGCTCACCCAGCCACACAGGACTTTTTCTCTTTCTCGGACACACCAGTCtctttcctacctcagggcctttgcactcactgCCCTCCTATGTCCTTCATgtggtttgcttccttctcttcattcttcctAGGGATTATCTCTTTAGAAAGGTCTTCCTAATCAGCCCCTCATTCTTACCCCTTACCTTGCTAAAGTTGTCTTCCTAATGTATCTCTCTATCTGAAATTAGTTTTTTACTTTTGTGACTTAACTCACTAACTGAGATATAAGATCCAAAAAGGCAGTGACCATATGTCTCGTTCATAGCTGTATTCCAAGTACCCATCCCAGGtcctggtacacagcaggtgcaCAATGAATACTTGTAACAGCTGTTAAGGGACTGGAAGGAGAGAGGTGATTGTGGCCACACACATCCTGGGAAACCCTGCTGGCGAGTACCAGTGCTCATTAGAATAGCGAGAAtgaggggcagaatgagagagaagggagCTCAAGAGCACAGCAGGCTGGAGCTGGGGTGCTGCACCAGAGCggctgggagcctgggaggctgAGGTCTGGCCCTCCAGAGGATGGAGTAGAACTGTAGGCGGGCAGCCTGGGTCCAGCTCTGCTGGGTTAATCGGAGCGCCCAATGCCTACGCATCCACTAGGAGCAGAGAAAGCTCCCAAGTCCCCAAGGCAGGGACAATTATTCCGCCCATTTCGCTGATAAGGCTGAAGCTGAGACCTCAAACACCTATCAAGCAGAGTCACACAGCAGAGTCACACAGCTTATCAAGTAATAGAGTGGGATTCAAATGTCTGAGTCTAGTCCTGGGTTCCTTTGGCCCCCACATGTTTATCCAGGCTGTGCTCTGGGTACACACTCTAAGTAAGGTTGGAGTGCTCTAGCAATTTCCCCACGGTTGGTGGCAGACCCAGGATTTAAATGCAGAAGTTTTATTCCTGGGTTTGCTTTAATTACCCTGTTATGCTGCCTCCCCAAATGACCCCTCATATTAGGCCCCCACTCTCTCTTGTATTGGGCCTTTTATCCCCTCCTTCCAGTCTTCCTGCTTTCCCTCTTCACAGCCATGTGCCTCCATGccctcagctctgccctctgACCCAGAGCTTTATAGAGAGTCCCAGGGCCAGGGATGGGGTTCCGGGGCTCACCTGCTTTCTTGCTGTTGTTGGAGGCTCATGCCGCTTATTAGCCACCCCACCATCCCTGGGGCCATCTGCCCCGAGGCATTCAGACTGTCCATGAGGCGGAGGTTCTGGATTCGGCCCTCTGCATTGTGCTTCATGAGGCCCTGGGCGATAACTGGAAATGGACAAGGGACCAGTGACCTTGCACAATGTCGTGGACAAGATAGGGGGTTTGGAGTCAAGAGGCCGAGGTCGTGTGTGGGCTGGTGCTTCCGCTTCTTGCTGAGTGATAGGTGCTTGTCACCCCGCAACTCCACTCTCTACACGGAAATCCATATGCCTTCCCTGGGAAATGGTGCTTTGCAGGGCTGAGGCGACACCCTGGCAGAGGGTCTGGCAGGTGAGAGCTGCTCAAAGAGATGCAATGGTGGAAAGCCCGCCTGGTGCGGTCTCTGAATCTGGACCACAGAACCTAACGTACAGCATGTGCATCACAATAGACGTTGGTTGAAGAGAACAACTAAGAAGAGAATGAATGTAATCTCTCCCGCACTATGCCTGGAATCAGATGTAGGACTAAGCGGAGCTACCAGCAGAAAAGAGTAAATTCCAGAAAGGAA comes from the Ailuropoda melanoleuca isolate Jingjing chromosome 13, ASM200744v2, whole genome shotgun sequence genome and includes:
- the BPIFA3 gene encoding BPI fold-containing family A member 3 — translated: MCPIWRFLVLLSLLSMPSALHKQPWRGLAKAHMDSKPALARIIAQGLMKHNAEGRIQNLRLMDSLNASGQMAPGMVGWLISGMSLQQQQESSANITNIQLDYGGIRMSFRKEWFSANILLEFDIDLRLPFNNKVIKTHACMNLVVEFWLEKDEFGRRHLVIGNCSVEPSSTYMTVLTKDISPKMKHFLRNFRGNLAKVTPHLVESQVCPLISEILRQLDVKLLKSLMEQAAAHKFNHL